The following proteins come from a genomic window of Rutidosis leptorrhynchoides isolate AG116_Rl617_1_P2 chromosome 10, CSIRO_AGI_Rlap_v1, whole genome shotgun sequence:
- the LOC139871357 gene encoding eukaryotic translation initiation factor 2 subunit gamma-like, whose protein sequence is MAKKGLMEQDISKLDVATLHPLSPEVISRQPTINIGTIGHVAHGKSTIVKAISGVQVLLRFKNELERNITIKLGYANAKIYKCEDEKCPRPMCYRAYGSGKEDNPPCEVPGFENRKMKLMRHVSFVDCPGHDILMATMLNGAAIMDGALLLIAANETCPQPQTSEHLAALEIMCLPHIIILQNKIDLISENVAISQHEAILKFIQGTVAEGAPVIPVSAQLKYNIDVVCEYIINRIPIPKRNFISPPNMTVIRSFDVNKPGSVIDDIKGGVAGGSILKGVLKVNQFIEVRPGIVAKDESGNIKCTPIYSRIVSLYAEQNELQFAVPGGLIGVGTTVDPTLARADRLVGQVLGEVGCLPDVYVELKVKFFLLRRLLGVRTEGTETKGKVSKLSKAEILMLNIGSMSVGARVLVVENDEAKLQLTSPVCTSEGEKIALSRRIDNHWRLIGWGQILAGLTLEIPPCPTSF, encoded by the exons ATGGCGAAGAAAGGTCTAATGGAGCAGGACATAAGTAAGTTGGATGTAGCAACGCTACATCCTCTTTCGCCGGAGGTTATATCTCGGCAGCCTACGATTAATATCG GTACTATAGGTCATGTGGCTCATGGAAAGTCAACAATTGTCAAAGCCATATCTGGCGTGCAGGT ACTGTTAAGATTCAAAAATGAGCTGGAGCGTAACATTACTATCAAGCTTGGTTATGCTAACGCTAAGATATACAAATGTGAAGATGAAAAGTGCCCTCGACCTATGTGTTACAG GGCCTATGGAAGCGGCAAAGAAGATAACCCGCCATGTGAAGTGCCTGGATTCGAAAACAGGAAGATGAAATTGATGAGGCATGTATCATTTGTTGACTGCCCG GGACACGATATTCTGATGGCTACTATGCTTAATGGAGCTGCAATCATGGATGGGGCGTTACTTCTTATAGCTGCTAATGAAACTTGTCCCCAACCTCAAACATCCGAGCACTTGGCTGCTCTTGAAATCATGTGTCTCCCGCACATTATTATTCTTCAGAATAAGATTGATCTTATTTCAGAGAATGTAGCTATTAGTCAACATGAGGCCATTCTGAAATTCATCCAG GGAACCGTTGCGGAGGGTGCACCTGTTATCCCTGTGTCCGCTCAACTTAAGTATAATATTGACGTGGTTTGTGAGTACATAATAAATCGGATTCCCATTCCGAAGAGGAATTTTATTTCTCCACCGAATATGACTGTAATTCGGTCCTTTGATGTTAATAAACCTGGATCTGTGATTGATGACATCAAAGGCGGTGTTGCTGGTGGAAGTATCCTCAag GGTGTGTTGAAGGTTAATCAGTTTATTGAGGTCCGTCCCGGTATAGTTGCGAAAGACGAGAGTGGTAACATAAAGTGCACTCCAATTTACTCAAGGATCGTCTCACTATATGCGGAGCAGAATGAACTTCAGTTTGCTGTACCTGGAGGTCTTATTGGAGTTGGAACCACAGTGGACCCTACGTTGGCCCGTGCCGATCGACTGGTGGGCCAGGTTCTTGGTGAAGTCGGGTGTCTTCCTGATGTTTATGTTGAGCTAAAG GTGAAGTTCTTTCTTTTGCGTCGGCTGCTGGGTGTGAGGACGGAAGGAACGGAAACGAAAGGGAAGGTGTCGAAGTTAAGCAAGGCTGAGATACTGATGCTTAACATTGGATCAATGTCGGTTGGGGCTCGTGTGTTGGTAGTTGAGAATGATGAGGCAAAACTTCAGCTGACATCACCTGTTTGTACGAGCGAAGGGGAGAAGATTGCCTTGAGTAGGAGAATCGACAATCATTGGCGGTTGATCGGTTGGGGACAGATTCTGGCAGGTCTAACACTTGAGATCCCACCTTGTCCAACAAGTTTTTAG